One segment of Falco peregrinus isolate bFalPer1 chromosome 4, bFalPer1.pri, whole genome shotgun sequence DNA contains the following:
- the TPBGL gene encoding trophoblast glycoprotein-like → MARRQARAAGGGRWLPWLGLALLPLALPPAAAPGGCPSACYCVATPELVQCRYERLEEPPRELPATVHNLSIAGSNLSVLHRAAFAARPRPDLRLLRLRHDNIHTIEDMALQGLPALRTLDLSHNPLLSVAPGAFAGVPLLRTLQLNQALLAAPLEEQLALALRNLSLRRLELAGNALQALPATLLPAGLEELDLRNNSLQRLAAPELRSLEAPGLRGLRLTLGSNPLSCDCALRPFLAWLRAATTRVPDARSLRCAQPPLLRGATLLRLRPEGLVCTAAEGGEPGQLETASYVFFGIVLALIGIVFLMVLYLNRRGIKRWLHNLREACRDQMEGYHYRYEQDADPRCTSAISTPGL, encoded by the coding sequence ATGGCCCGCAGGCaggcgcgggcggcgggcggcgggcgctggTTGCCCTGGCTAGGACTCGCCTTGCTGCCGCTGGCAttgccccccgccgccgcccccgggggcTGCCCCTCCGCCTGCTACTGCGTGGCCACCCCGGAGCTGGTGCAGTGCCGGTACGAGAGGCTGGAGGAACCCCCGAGGGAGCTGCCGGCCACCGTGCACAACCTCAGCATCGCGGGCAGCAACCTGAGCGTGCTGCACCGCGCCGCCttcgccgcccgcccgcggccggACCTGCGCCTGCTCCGCCTGCGCCACGACAACATCCACACCATCGAGGACATGGCCCTGCAAGGGCTGCCCGCCCTCCGCACCCTCGACCTGAGCCACAACCCGCTGCTGTCGGTGGCCCCCGGCGCCTTCGCCGGCGTGCCACTGCTGCGCACGCTACAGCTGAACCAGGCGCTGCTGGCCGCCCCGCTGGAGGAGCAGCTCGCCCTGGCCCTGCGCAACCTCAGCTTGAGGCGCTTGGAGCTGGCAGGCAACGCGCTGCAGGCGCTGCCAGCCACCCTGCTGCCCGCCGGCCTGGAGGAGCTGGACCTGCGGAACAACTCGCTGCAGCGGCTGGCGGCCCCTGAGCTGCGGAGCCTGGAAgcgccggggctgcgggggctgcgGCTCACGCTGGGGTCCAACCCGCTGAGTTGCGACTGCGCCCTGCGCCCGTTCCTTGCCTGGCTGCGCGCTGCCACCACCCGTGTGCCCGACGCCCGCAGCCTGCGCTGTGCCCAGCCGCCACTGCTGCGCGGGGCCACCCTGCTGCGCCTGCGGCCCGAGGGGCTGGTGTGCACGGCTGCTGAGGGCGGCGAGCCCGGTCAGCTGGAGACGGCCTCTTACGTCTTCTTCGGCATCGTGTTGGCCCTCATCGGCATCGTCTTCCTCATGGTGCTCTACCTGAACCGCCGCGGCATCAAGCGTTGGCTCCACAACCTCCGCGAGGCTTGTCGTGACCAGATGGAGGGCTACCACTACCGCTACGAGCAGGACGCCGATCCCCGCTGTACCAGTGCCATCAGCACCCCCGGCCTCTGA